The Gouania willdenowi chromosome 5, fGouWil2.1, whole genome shotgun sequence sequence TGACCATGAAAAACAAGATTACCTCAAATGTGAAAATGAATCCCCTTTTGACAAAAATTCTGGATATGTGATGACTGTTTACCAGAAAATGTATTAATCCTGTGATTTATAGAAATCATTGGACAGaccttttaaatatttatataattttttacacttgcaagcttctttttttttaatttaatttgaaagtTTAATGCATGTTGGTGCTGTGGCAGTTCATTTAGTGCAGATACtcaacaacacatttacaaagaaCTTAAAAATGTAGTCCAAACATTAACATAATTTTGGTGCTTGAGTTACCGTAATGTGTGCTGGCATTGAGGAAAAAACTGAAAGCGTTACTCGTTGGGTGTGAATTCACAGTGGTTTGTcatcttcattttgtgtgtctttttaatcttttaatcaAATGTGGTAAAATACTCAGAACCATTTTAAAGATGCTGATGTGAGTGCTGCCATTTTGAAGTAAACTCCATTCTTTCTTAATTAAAAAGTGTACAGAGCCCCTTAAAGGATATGAATAGACATTTATCTATTTAATGgattttttgtagttgtgttACCTGAGCACATACAGTAGATACAGGAAATGGAAGCCGATGTGTGAAAATTTGCCGTCATAGAATCTGAGTCATagatttattttgtgactcaccAGCATCACGTCAGTGCAACTAACTCACAAAACTTTTAAGCGTTGACATAGAactgtttaaatattaatagAAACACATTCATGTCACTTTAGGGGCTTCGTAAACATCTGCTTGGTttgaaaaaatagttttaatttaaaaccagcGGAGAAAGTCACAAGCTGGTAACTTTAACATGTCACATGGCGATCGAATAACTTTACCTCTGTgatatttttgtgcttttattgcccaggattgtttttaatcatttgaaaAGGAAGTGTAATACTTCTGCTTTTGCTCTTTTTGTACATGTGTCTGAACTTTTGCTCCATAGTGCAGAGCTGACGATAAATTCCCTCACACTCAATTAAAGAACTGATCTAAGGTAGTTAGTTTGCACTATTTGATACATCTTTTGCACAACGCATACTGACTGTGTGCACACATCAAAGTTTAGTCTGCTTTACTTTATCACCTCATTCTCTGTAAAGAATCAGAGAACGTGTTTGtctggtgtttttaatgtgtagaATTACTTTGGGTTTTAACTTAAGGAGCTCATGCCAACATGTCAAAGCTAATGCTCGGCTCTTATAATAAAGCATATTGTTTTGTCTAAAATCTTCTGTTGTCGTGGTTATCTACATGCACGACGAAGAgagtcttcttctttttctttaattcgTTTTCactgtaaattaaaacaaacttctctTACTGTTCAAACATTTCTAATACTAACCCACCTGATCTTTTAAATTGAGAACATATTCAGCTCAAAGTCTGTTTTTAGATGCACAACCTCTCACAACTCAAATCATCTTTGTAGGGAAACTCGtaggaaaatgttttttttttttttcttcctgtaaTTTATTGTCGCTCTGGTGAAGGGCAAATTTCTTCATCTGCATAGCCACTGCTGTCTGACTGCATGCTGTCACCACGAACCACTGCACCTACACAGAAAGAGGAATAGTCACTGCAGTGTGAAACTACCAGTTTGTGAGTCAGGCGGGaactcacacacccacacacacacacaaaatcaaatgttctttgggtaaaaaaaaaaaaaaaaaaattaaagaaaagtatCCACATAATTTTTACCAAATGGCTTTGCAAAGATATGCCTAAAACAGAAAGGCATATCTTTggccatttaaaaatgtaacttcTCTGCGTTATGTACATGAGTGTCTGTGACAACACCTTTTTTCCTAATATGTTTCCTTCATATGGTGTGTTCTCTGTTTCAATAGTGTATTTGTAATGTGAATCTATAAATCCCTATGCATCAAATCAAcaattgaaatgaaaatgaattaaaaaaattggacTTAACACTGACATTTCATTGACAAAGATGCTCTTGAAGTTTCTGTTTGTCCAAAATCTTCCTCTCCTGCACTTTGCACCTTTgaagagggagaaaaaaaatccaatgtttatgtttattaggCCCCAAACATCAAAACATAGCTACCAGTTGTCTAATGTGTAATTCAGCTCACAGACATGGACTCTATACTGGAACTTTGAATGTATGCTAGCACAACTCACCATATAaggtaattggaaaaatatggtgaaaaatgttaaaagtaacaataatgggtcaacatatgcaatattaggtgggaaaagtagtggaaaaggtttataagtgccaaaaatgtcttgaaagtagaaaaatgtgcagaaaaggcattgaaatttgatgaagtggtagaaatgtgagtaatgtaccaaaaacgcattaaaaggagcaaaaatatggcaagaaaaagtgatgaaaatgggttaaaatgaggcaggtttggtgtagttgcaaaaaaagggttaaaaaaaaaagcaaattgtaaaaaaattaatagtTTTTGAAGCCCCTTACAGTGTCTCTCAACCCCAAACGGGGTCCCGACCcaagaacccctggtttagtaaATGCAAAAGCGTAACAGTTTTGTATTAGTTAAAGCTTCTGATTGCAAAAAGGACCCAAGGACCTTTCTGAGGGGAGTTTGCATGTGATCCTCATGCTTTTTAGGGTTTGCTCTGGGCATCGCAGCACAGGTTAACTGCCAACACATCACTCTGATATGTGACTCTGTTGCACAATTCCTTGATCACAGGCAATCAAAGCATATTTACTATTAATAGTCTACATACCTCTTCCATCTCAAAGGAGGGGACTTGCTGCATGCTTTTTGAGACGTGGCCTTGGTCCTGATGTGCAAGTGGAAGCAGATACTGTCCCTCTACTTCCAAAAGTTCCACCTCACATCTCTGAGATGCATTCATGGAATCTCCTTCCCAGTCGGACACTGTGATTGTGCAAAGAGGGTCTCTGCTGTTATATCTCTGCAGGTCAAAAGATAACTCTGATGAATCCACCAAGGCGGCTTCTCTGGTAGGAGCGCCTTCAGTCCTGCACTCATCCCCATTGTGTTGAAAGGGACATGCAGGacatgatgtgtctttgcttCCTGCCTCAGAGGGAATCCCAGAtaagatgtgtgtgttttgacaaCATATTGAGGCTCTCTGTGAGAAGAATAAATCACTTGCAACCTTGGTGACAGGCTTTAGCTCAGCAGTTCTTGAAGAAAAATATTGCTCAGTACTCATCAAGTTTTTCTCAGATGAAAAGTTACCGAACGTTCTTACACTTTCAACCATGTTATCCAGGTTTGATTGTCGGACTAGATTTTCACTAATAACCTGATGACCAGCTATTATACTGTCCTGCATCATCCATTTTTTAGTCTGAATATCTGATAGGTGAGAATCTTCGGCAAGCTCAACATCCCCAGCGGAAATGTTCAAATAAAGTTCTCCCAAATTCCGCTTCTTTTCAGCTTCAGGCCTAAACGCCAAAGGGAAATCCACAACTTCTGGTGAACAGCACTCTTTCCTCGGTGAGGGCTGTGGGGAGGTGGACTCTGATACGCGGGGAgatgtgtacagacacatcttGTTGACGGTGTCTTTCAGTCTCTCCACAGGAGACCGAGGTTCATGACGAGAACTGTTCCTGAACCGCTCGATTCTTTCCACAGTAGAAGAGCTGAAGGAGAACTCTGGTGATTCCAGTTTCTGGAGAGGAGTGCGCGACACATGGGAGTAGAGAGAATAGAAAGCGTTGGCCATCTCTGTGAGAACTTGTACTTGTCTGAAGCGACCTGTggaaacatatttcataataaaagccatttaaaatattttaaaacttaTTTCCCGGGTAATGAATAGTACCGGTACATTTTTCAAGATATCATCATACCTATCTGTAGTCAGTCCAAATTGAGACTTACTTGCAAGAGAAAGGCTTGGATCTTCCTCTCTGATGCGTCGAAGTTGTGAATCTAGAAAAAGGCGGAAGTTGATGCCTTTGGCTTGAGAGGGAAACATTAAGAAGCGAGGAGGGATGCGTATGGCCATCTCTGGCTCTTCCCAACCAAATCCCAAATCTGAAAGAGTCTTCTCTGCGTCTTCTGAATACAACTCCAGGACCTCTGTTACACTAGGGAGGCAGGAAGGGTTTAATGTGGTTCAATAAGGTAGAAACACAACAGGACttcaaaatgtttcaaaaacagaaaaggaatCGAGGGACTAATGACAACTGTAAATGCACAAGGCCAGAATCAAGAACCGGTACCTATAAGACTTGGAAAAAAGCTACAGTTGCTTAATAAAACTGCCGTCTGTTAAAGCTCAAAAGCACGTTCAGTTCTTTGTTTCCAGCTACTGCCTCACCTTGATTTCCAGCTGGAGGAGGAGACATGACTGGATGCTATGCTGTGGTTGAATCTCAAAAACGAAGGAGAAGATCTCTGTTGGTGAATGCTGGTTGGTGGAAGACGAGACATGGAGAAAGTTACGACGAGCATTACAAAGATGGCACACCAAAACTGTTTTTCACTGTTGGTGACAATTCAGAAGGTTTCTTGCTTGAATCCTCAATATGAGCCTTTTCTTTTGGAAGCTTATGAAATATCCCTATTTGAGTTGTCCACTTTGTCATTTGATAACATTGAAGTAAGGTTGCCTAgcgtagtggttcccaaactttttgtgcacAAGGTACAccaaagtaaaaatctgaaggcacacctattgtgcaaaatagcctttataacacatGTTATCGCTCACATCATGtacaatatttgtaaatgtggaTAATTATTGACTAATGCctaataaaatgtgacaaagacaactatattacccatgaaatatttatttacagaatatttatttttaaatgtaggtatagagtttgcctttgtattatgaaatgagttcattacaaagtagtaaattaaaaaataattacttttgtgtagttgtatattgtatgtatggttgtcacaaaatcccatgGCACaccatttgggaaccactggcctagTGCCTTAGTGAGCGTGTTTGTCACTGACCTACTGGTGGGTCTTCCACAGTCTTTAAGGGCAATGTGTTGTGCCAGTCTGGAGGAaggtgaaaaaaacacaagaagccactgtttttaaagcaatggtttttaaactaaaaaagacGCTGTCTTATaaataactagaaaagcactcggatAGCGCAGCTAAGCAGCTCAAGCCCAGTTAAAGCTCCTCAGCCGTGACCGGAGCTGAACACgctcaggattaccatgactacctgtcaacactGAGCTGTGTTAAAATGACTACCtgtcaatttttaaataaaaactcacCCATGTTCAGAGATAAACTGTTCTCCATCTAACTTGGAAGCTGTTgagaaagagataaaaaaaaatattggatgGAAAGTCTTAAGATGATAAAGGAAAGGGAAACAAATCAaggaataaataacaaataagaATCTATCCATAGCAGCATGGTGGAAACAGGTATGATAAATgaaagacatgtttttttttaattattagcaACAGAAACTCTGCCAGgttgtttgtatttgtttggAGTGCGttccatttttgtgtgtttaccatcaagtacaacacacaaatatcaAGTGATGCAGGACAACTTAAATCAAGCAACATGTCAATAATGTAGATATCAAGAGGAACTGTGATAGATAGTGCACATTTACCTGAAAATGAACTTAACCTAAGCAAATATTTGACTTTATTCCAATAACACAAATACTATCTTTAAAAAGACTAGCAGAAAATATTTATAGTTTTgggttattatttatttacttcatGCAAAACTGGCCTGGGTGTATACAATATTGAAATTGATCAGCAGGaattgtcatgtattttttgggttttttttaatttatttacttattttatcaTCCTTCATTAACCTGATCATACTCACCTGAACTTTGGCTATCTTTCTCTGAGCCAGCTTTTGACCTATAAGACACAGTAAATGTTTcataaaatgacacacacacacacatgcacattttcactgttgTCTGACTGTCTAGTCCTGTGAATGTCTGTCTTGAGGTAAACGTTGACTGAATTAGAGGTCTTGTCAATCAGATTAGATCAAACTTGATGAAGCAAACAGGAAATTATTGTTTCCTTTTAGTTATTTAACTGTCTTACTCAAACTCTACAGACACATCACACTCTTAGTCATATAtcaactaggggtgtcccgatctgatattatcggatatcagtccgatatcgAATATAccgaaaacgaatatcagattttatcggactgcatccaaaatctccgatatatattatatttattcagttgtagaatactgtagatattatgttaaaggTCAACATTTATGGAACcaattgtttaataataaatgggccagtttttctcatacctactgttgctgactattgttctctgtttgagtaacatcacttgatcaagccttttctgacattccacactacaaaataaatcataaaagtatgtatgattcgtgctgatatcgtatcagatcaatatcggtaccggccaatacacaaggctgcaatatcagtatcgcatcggaagtgaaaaagttgtatcaggacatccctaatatcAACCAAATGATGATTTGGtttgaataaatacattcaaaatGCATGTATGGAATTTTCAACGACCACATTAGAAACGCTACGTTCCATACATGGATCAGTTGTGTCAatgttactttcaaaatgtcaGAGCTTTTCTGAGGCCTGTAATACCTCTGCCACATCACCTCCTCATGGGTTAAAGACTCAAACACAGTTCACATGttttcagtgggatcataggAATGCACCACCTTAGGCTGCCGGGAGACCATCGACCTGCACAGCATCAACCTGGAACACCTGCCATGAACTGCTGTTGTTTGGAAATCGGTTTTCCACTAGTGACTTTATATTGTAAAGCTTCATCTGATTCAAACAAccaaggcagtggctatccgtacggttgttGTATCAATGTACAGTctttctatccatacgcagcacccctgtttgtccagtttaggtcacgtgacaggtcagtcattggccagtttaggttgcgtaACGAcgacctaaacctaaacctaaacctaaccctaaccctaaaaattgttgtgatattgggttataacctaaccttaaacctaacccttgacctaaacctaatcctaaccctaagcctaaaacgctacgtacttgtactttggtaaccgtaccaatagcaccaggggttgtccgtacggcaaccgtacaaatagacactttcaacaaACAAAGACTAAGACACACTAGCTTACCCACAACGCAGAAGCCAATTCTCAATGTTTCCAGGGAGGCATCCTGAGGAAAAGCAGTTAACACATCATTCCGATGATGTAATCTCAGTTTATTATCACCTTTTTGAGAATGTAGGGTTTTTCAATCATTCTTGTCAACAAATGTAGAAATCATCACCCATTATGTAGGAATTACTATACTTGACGTCTGTAAAGttctacatttctgttgtttcctTTAGCCAATAAGTGACAGAGTTATTTGAAGAACAAAAATAGTTTCTTGTGTGTGATAGACCACATGCTTATAAATACTTCTAAAAAACAGTGCAGAAAGGATTTTATATAGtatgtttaaatctaaagttAACCATTATCTCCAGCATTGGTGATTCTTTTCTTCAGTAACACAAACTGGATAGATTTAGgagattgatttatttatttttttctttaccatCAGAAAACACGTTGTCGTCCAAAGTAGATGCTGGTGGTAGGCAGCTCAGCTCTCTCTCTGGTTCCTCCACAGTGGACCGATGTCGACTGCTGCTGATCCAGGCTGTCCTCCTCACTGTGGAGGAGGACGATGAGCTGTCCATGGCTCCGTTCACAgctcacagacagacagaggacATGGTGGGGCTGTAACTGTAAAGTCACAAAGCAACTGTTATTACAGTCATTACCTGGAGATGAAAATGTCTATACTTGACATTTGATAGGAATACTGTATGCGTCAgctgtaaatgttttttgagGGCAAACTTTTTCCACAGGATGGAAAAAACCTAAAAACTCCAAACACGAACAGTTGAACTTAGAGGCTAATCCTAGAAGACAATATTGGAACAAAAAGCCTGGTAAGGTCCATTTATAACACGAGTTAGCCAACATTATTGCAGACTTCTATAACTTAttgtgaagctttttttttttttgtgtctgtacaAGGAAATAATACTTCCTTTGTCAAATTGTCAGTGTGCATTGCATTTTGAATTTTgtaaaaatcctcaaaaatatAAGTGAGTAATAAAAAAGTACACATTGATATATATCATTATCTAACTAAAAAGCAGTTTATTGGgagatttgtgttttattgttagaTTTCGTCAAATCAAAAACTGTTCCTTAGTGATCAGTAAATTATGtctaaaaatacattatatgtaAATagggttttgtaaaaaaaaaaaaaaaatgtatttatgtattgtgATGGATTACTGTAttactaaagtaaaaaaaaagagactgagaaaaacaaattaaaaaaaactacaaaaggaGCTATTATTGAAGAATTAAATAATACGTTAACACGCAGATTTAAGTATATATCTTGCCATAATATGATTAAATATTCAAGTTTCACCAATTTGTTCTGTTAATTACATTTAGCAGAAGATGTGTGTTCAAGTAGAGGGAGAGACAACATTACAGGAAGTTTCAAACTAGTTTCCCCACATTAAACGTTCCGATACTATTGTCATTTCAAACTACAAGTCAAcacatgttttaaaaagaagCAGCTTTTACCTCCATCAGAGCAAACTTCAGCAGCGTGTTTTAGCCTCAGAGGGAAACTTCATGTGTACAGTCTCACAgtgtcactgggtgaattattaCAGTGTAGTGTGATTGCGCGTTTGTTGGCAACTTCCGTTAGAAACGTCTGTTAACGCACAGATGTGTTGGTGAACTAGGAAGTGGCTAAATGTCAGCTCTCATAAGCGTGGGACGATCACGTCCTGCACAAACTGTGACTGTTCATGTGTAGTAGTTTTCAACATAATATTAACATTGTTGTTAAAGGAAAAGCTTCTTTTCTCACCCATTATCAACATATTCTGCTTTTACCTCTTTCTTTATTGATAATAGCTATTTTAGTTTACTTTTATTATGTAAATCTGatcgattttattttattttaatttattttttacgcttatttgaaaaataattctaGTTTGATGGCATGTAATTCCTGAGTTGGcaactattttctttctttctttattttcttttttttaataaaattagcATAAActtaatgattaaattagtaTTTACTgactgatttatttttgttcttactctGCTCATatactgtgttgctgcaaatgtAAATTTCCTCTCTGGGGATCAATggtgtattctattctattctattctattctattctattctattctataactttttaaaaacatgcaatggATACATGCACAAagatgatacattttatttgaatataaGTGCCTTTCTTGACACCCAACAACACTTTACACACGACAATGagtttcaataataataataaaataataaaataaataaataaataaataaataaataaataaataaataaataaataaataaataaagaaagaaagaaaacattatttatttgtcccACACATACTGTGGAAATGTGATTGTCAAACCAGCAGTATATTGCAGGACTAGGACATagaaaatcagaatcagaagtactttgttttttttataggtAATAGCTTTTTTAGTTGACTTTTAATATATAAATctgattgggttttttttttttttacaccttgtTGAGAAATAATTCTAGTTTGATTGCATGTCATTCCTGAGTTGGCTACTATTttcattaaatgaatgaatgagtatttatttacttatttatgtttgttcttATTCTCTGCTCTCATATAGCCAACTGTGGTGCTGCAAATGCAATATTCCTCTCTGGGGATCAATGTGTATCCTAAAGCTCTTTAAGAACATGCAATGGATACTTGTAGAAAGAtacaaatgtaataataatacattttatttgagtgGCTTTCTTGACACCCAATGACACTTGACACACAACAGtatgtttcattaaaaaacacaatatttatttgTCCCACACATACTGTAAAAAGGTGATTGTCAAAATTgtcaaaatcagaatcagaagtattttatttattccagggggaaataacttttttacagatgctcgagaattttacaaataaaaagtagaaacaatgtcaagaaaaagaacataattaagtaaaagactgttttaAGACtgttaaataaggattaaaagTGCACACTTTAcatcagaaaataataatactaataaataaaaaaaaaacataataatacaaaagaaaaaatacaaacagaTACACACATGTATATACATAGACATATACAGAGTAGACATAAGTATTCACATTTCAGGGAGGTGTTTCTGTTTAAATGTAGtatattaatttaattgaataaattaataactaTCActatgtgaataaatgttagaTTAGAAATAATTACATACCAAAAAAGGGGAAAGTTTGATGGGCTTGTCAAATACTAAATTCTGACTATTAAAAGGGTGTGATTTAATTAATAACACAGTAATGATGGTATGTTATGGTAATAATGAACAGGGTGGATCCAGGTCTGGTTGGACTGGACTCCACCCTCAGGCCTGTTTACACGGGCACATGTGCAGCCGCGGACGGCCCCTGGACAATCCCCGTTTTTAATAAAGGCCCTCCCAGAGGCGGACATGTCCTCCTCCCCATGCCGTTCCAACCAGTCTGAGACCGTGATGGAGGTCTTCCCTCGACCCGGGCTGGGCTGGGCTCCTCCCGCCTCCTCCTCCGTGTTCCGTCCCACGAGGCACCGCCAGGGAGTGGCCAGTGTCCACGGAGGCAAGACCCGAACCACTCA is a genomic window containing:
- the tespa1 gene encoding uncharacterized protein tespa1 isoform X1 — its product is MDSSSSSSTVRRTAWISSSRHRSTVEEPERELSCLPPASTLDDNVFSDGCLPGNIENWLLRCGSKAGSEKDSQSSASKLDGEQFISEHGLAQHIALKDCGRPTSSIHQQRSSPSFLRFNHSIASSHVSSSSWKSSVTEVLELYSEDAEKTLSDLGFGWEEPEMAIRIPPRFLMFPSQAKGINFRLFLDSQLRRIREEDPSLSLASRFRQVQVLTEMANAFYSLYSHVSRTPLQKLESPEFSFSSSTVERIERFRNSSRHEPRSPVERLKDTVNKMCLYTSPRVSESTSPQPSPRKECCSPEVVDFPLAFRPEAEKKRNLGELYLNISAGDVELAEDSHLSDIQTKKWMMQDSIIAGHQVISENLVRQSNLDNMVESVRTFGNFSSEKNLMSTEQYFSSRTAELKPVTKVASDLFFSQRASICCQNTHILSGIPSEAGSKDTSCPACPFQHNGDECRTEGAPTREAALVDSSELSFDLQRYNSRDPLCTITVSDWEGDSMNASQRCEVELLEVEGQYLLPLAHQDQGHVSKSMQQVPSFEMEEVQSAGEEDFGQTETSRASLSMKCAVVRGDSMQSDSSGYADEEICPSPERQ
- the tespa1 gene encoding uncharacterized protein tespa1 isoform X2; the protein is MDSSSSSSTVRRTAWISSSRHRSTVEEPERELSCLPPASTLDDNVFSDGCLPGNIENWLLRCGSKAGSEKDSQSSASKLDGEQFISEHGLAQHIALKDCGRPTSSIHQQRSSPSFLRFNHSIASSHVSSSSWKSSVTEVLELYSEDAEKTLSDLGFGWEEPEMAIRIPPRFLMFPSQAKGINFRLFLDSQLRRIREEDPSLSLASRFRQVQVLTEMANAFYSLYSHVSRTPLQKLESPEFSFSSSTVERIERFRNSSRHEPRSPVERLKDTVNKMCLYTSPRVSESTSPQPSPRKECCSPEVVDFPLAFRPEAEKKRNLGELYLNISAGDVELAEDSHLSDIQTKKWMMQDSIIAGHQVISENLVRQSNLDNMVESVRTFGNFSSEKNLMSTEQYFSSRTAELKPVTKVASDLFFSQRASICCQNTHILSGIPSEAGSKDTSCPACPFQHNGDECRTEGAPTREAALVDSSELSFDLQRYNSRDPLCTITVSDWEGDSMNASQRCEVELLEVEGQYLLPLAHQDQGHVSKSMQQVPSFEMEEVQSAGEEDFGQTETSRASLSMKLVRGDSMQSDSSGYADEEICPSPERQ
- the tespa1 gene encoding uncharacterized protein tespa1 isoform X3 produces the protein MDSSSSSSTVRRTAWISSSRHRSTVEEPERELSCLPPASTLDDNVFSDGCLPGNIENWLLRCGSKAGSEKDSQSSASKLDGEQFISEHGIHQQRSSPSFLRFNHSIASSHVSSSSWKSSVTEVLELYSEDAEKTLSDLGFGWEEPEMAIRIPPRFLMFPSQAKGINFRLFLDSQLRRIREEDPSLSLASRFRQVQVLTEMANAFYSLYSHVSRTPLQKLESPEFSFSSSTVERIERFRNSSRHEPRSPVERLKDTVNKMCLYTSPRVSESTSPQPSPRKECCSPEVVDFPLAFRPEAEKKRNLGELYLNISAGDVELAEDSHLSDIQTKKWMMQDSIIAGHQVISENLVRQSNLDNMVESVRTFGNFSSEKNLMSTEQYFSSRTAELKPVTKVASDLFFSQRASICCQNTHILSGIPSEAGSKDTSCPACPFQHNGDECRTEGAPTREAALVDSSELSFDLQRYNSRDPLCTITVSDWEGDSMNASQRCEVELLEVEGQYLLPLAHQDQGHVSKSMQQVPSFEMEEVQSAGEEDFGQTETSRASLSMKCAVVRGDSMQSDSSGYADEEICPSPERQ